One genomic window of Papaver somniferum cultivar HN1 unplaced genomic scaffold, ASM357369v1 unplaced-scaffold_150, whole genome shotgun sequence includes the following:
- the LOC113336203 gene encoding tyrosine/DOPA decarboxylase 1 — MGSLPANNFESMSLCSQNPLDPDEFRRQGHMIIDFLADYYKNVEKYPVRSQVDPGYLKKRLPESAPYNPESIETILEDVTNDIIPGLTHWQSPNYFAYFPSSGSIAGFLGEMLSTGFNVVGFNWMSSPAATELESIVMNWLGQMLTLPKSFLFSSDGSSGGGGVLQGTTCEAILCTLTAARDKMLNKIGRENINKLVVYASDQTHCALQKAAQIAGINPKNFRAIATSKATNFGLSPNSLQSTILADIESGLVPLFLCATVGTTSSTAVDPIGPLCAVAKLHGIWVHIDAAYAGSACICPEFRHFIDGVEDADSFSLNAHKWFFTTLDCCCLWVKDSDSLVKALSTSPEYLKNKATDSKQVIDYKDWQIALSRRFRSMKLWLVLRSYGIANLRTFLRSHVKMAKHFQGLIGMDNRFEIVVPRTFAMVCFRLKPAAIFRKKIVEDDHIEAQTNEVNAKLLESVNASGKIYMTHAVVGGVYMIRFAVGATLTEERHVTGAWKVVQEHTDAILGALGEDVC, encoded by the coding sequence ATGGGAAGTCTTCCAGCTAATAACTTTGAAAGCATGTCGCTGTGTTCGCAAAATCCACTTGATCCAGATGAATTCAGAAGGCAAGGTCACATGATTATTGATTTCCTTGCTGATTACTACAAAAATGTTGAGAAATATCCAGTTAGAAGCCAAGTCGATCCcggttatttgaagaaaaggtTACCCGAATCAGCTCCGTACAAtcctgaatccattgaaaccatTCTTGAAGATGTGACAAATGATATCATCCCTGGTCTAACTCACTGGCAAAGTCCAAATTACTTTGCTTATTTTCCTTCTAGTGGTTCTATCGCTGGTTTCCTAGGGGAAATGCTAAGTACCGGATTTAATGTTGTCGGGTTTAATTGGATGTCATCTCCGGCCGCAACTGAGTTGGAGAGTATTGTTATGAATTGGCTTGGCCAGATGCTTACGCTTCCCAAATCATTTCTCTTTTCATCAGACGGAAGTTCGGGAGGTGGAGGAGTTTTGCAAGGGACTACTTGTGAAGCCATTTTATGTACTCTAACTGCGGCAAGAGATAAAATGCTGAACAAAATTGGTAGAGAAAATATTAACAAGTTGGTTGTTTATGCTTCTGATCAAACCCATTGTGCACTACAGAAAGCTGCTCAAATTGCTGGGATTAATCCTAAGAATTTCCGTGCTATCGCAACCTCCAAGGCTACAAATTTTGGTCTCTCTCCAAATTCACTTCAATCGACAATTCTTGCTGATATCGAATCCGGGTTAGTTCCATTGTTTCTCTGTGCCACTGTCggaacaacttcttcaacagCCGTAGATCCTATTGGCCCACTTTGCGCGGTGGCAAAATTGCACGGTATTTGGGTTCACATTGATGCTGCATATGCTGGAAGTGCATGTATCTGCCCAGAGTTCAGGCACTTCATCGATGGTGTGGAAGATGCAGACTCATTTAGTCTAAATGCACACAAGTGGTTCTTTACTACTTTGGATTGttgctgtttatgggtgaaagacTCTGATTCACTGGTCAAGGCATTATCAACAAGTCCAGAATATTTGAAGAACAAAGCAACTGATTCCAAACAAGTTATCGATTACAAAGATTGGCAAATAGCGCTCAGCAGAAGATTCCGATCCATGAAACTCTGGTTAGTACTTCGCAGCTATGGAATTGCTAACTTAAGAACCTTCCTTAGGAGCCATGTTAAAATGGCTAAGCACTTTCAGGGGCTCATTGGTATGGACAACAGGTTTGAGATTGTAGTTCCTAGAACATTTGCCATGGTGTGCTTTCGCCTTAAACCAGCTGccatttttaggaaaaaaatagTTGAAGATGATCACATTGAAGCTCAAACAAATGAGGTAAATGCGAAATTGCTTGAATCAGTCAATGCGTCCGGGAAGATATACATGACTCATGCTGTTGTTGGAGGGGTGTACATGATTCGGTTTGCCGTCGGGGCAACACTGACAGAGGAAAGACATGTCACTGGGGCTTGGAAGGTGGTACAGGAGCATACAGATGCCATACTTGGTGCACTAGGTGAGGATGTTTGTTGA